The Chitinophagales bacterium genome window below encodes:
- a CDS encoding T9SS type A sorting domain-containing protein: MKKIYLILILILSHAGLQAQFSGGNGTVANPYQISTKADLKTLCDGSSYWASYFIQTADILFIGSDFSSTGNFYYGGQGFSPIGNVTTQFTGSYDGQGHIIDGVYINRVLSNEYISFFGYASTTGTIQNLGLTNADIKGKNYVGGMFGYVKDATITNCYATGTVEVSLNYAGGLIGYASNTTILNCYSECTVNNIGTGPSYLGGLIGRNLGSITNSYATGNINGSNNASNGSNFVGGFVGYSHASTATPSPINNCYASGNVTGNSTVGGFMGYCKSPIANCYALGGVVGNMTVGGFVGNSWGTINNSYSAGSVSGSTDVGGFIGYNDAGTISNCFWNTQTSGQASSSGGGTTGITTLQMKNETTFTNATWDFEGETTNGTADIWKMGCSMNNDYPYLFWQIAPASTLTADSLSTTITPITCNGGNDGAIDLTVAGTSNPYSYAWSNSTNTEDIAGLSAGTYTVTVTDANNCSATVSTIISEPAMITGTDVQTSCGAFTWIDGNTYTSSNNTATFTLAGGAANGCDSTVTLNLTINNNQSITTTTSDLTITANETGASYQWIDCNDNNNSILGETNQSFTATANGSYAVMVYSGSCSDTSDCVEINTVGIKNIVETNFANIYPNPAKDFVIIETGSFDNYNIELYNAIGNLVFSKEINSDKITVSTQSFVAGVYFVTIKNQSAKQVARLVIK, translated from the coding sequence ATGAAAAAAATATACCTTATACTAATTTTAATACTATCGCATGCAGGATTGCAGGCACAATTTAGTGGCGGAAATGGAACCGTAGCAAATCCATATCAAATTAGCACAAAAGCAGACCTTAAAACTCTTTGCGATGGTTCTTCATACTGGGCTTCTTATTTTATTCAAACAGCCGATATTCTATTTATCGGTTCAGATTTTAGCAGTACTGGCAATTTTTATTACGGAGGGCAAGGTTTTTCCCCTATTGGAAATGTAACTACTCAATTTACAGGAAGCTATGACGGGCAAGGGCATATAATTGACGGAGTGTATATTAACCGTGTTTTATCTAATGAATATATCAGCTTTTTTGGATATGCCTCAACTACTGGTACAATTCAAAACTTAGGATTAACAAATGCTGATATTAAGGGGAAAAATTATGTTGGTGGTATGTTTGGCTATGTTAAAGATGCTACTATAACAAACTGTTACGCTACGGGAACTGTGGAAGTATCTTTAAATTACGCAGGCGGTTTAATAGGCTACGCCTCTAACACCACTATACTAAACTGCTACTCTGAATGTACGGTAAACAATATTGGTACAGGTCCTTCTTATTTAGGAGGTTTAATAGGTAGAAATTTAGGTTCAATTACCAATAGCTATGCTACAGGCAATATAAATGGAAGCAATAATGCATCAAACGGTAGTAATTTTGTAGGAGGTTTTGTAGGATACAGCCATGCTTCTACAGCTACTCCAAGTCCTATAAATAATTGTTATGCCTCAGGAAATGTTACAGGAAATTCCACTGTTGGAGGATTTATGGGATATTGCAAAAGCCCAATAGCAAATTGCTACGCATTAGGTGGCGTAGTAGGAAATATGACCGTAGGCGGTTTTGTAGGTAATAGCTGGGGTACAATTAACAATAGTTATTCAGCAGGAAGTGTGTCTGGCAGCACCGATGTAGGTGGTTTTATAGGATATAATGATGCAGGCACAATTTCAAACTGCTTTTGGAATACTCAAACTTCCGGGCAAGCAAGTAGCTCTGGTGGAGGAACAACAGGAATAACTACTCTGCAAATGAAAAATGAAACAACATTTACCAATGCCACATGGGATTTTGAAGGAGAAACTACTAACGGCACTGCCGATATATGGAAAATGGGTTGCTCAATGAACAATGATTATCCATATTTATTTTGGCAAATTGCACCAGCTTCTACGCTTACTGCTGACTCTCTGAGTACCACAATAACACCAATAACTTGCAATGGTGGCAATGATGGAGCAATTGACTTAACTGTTGCCGGAACATCAAATCCTTATTCCTACGCATGGAGCAATAGCACAAACACTGAGGATATAGCAGGGTTGTCCGCAGGAACATATACAGTTACTGTTACAGATGCAAATAACTGTTCTGCCACTGTTAGCACTATCATTTCTGAACCGGCTATGATAACAGGTACAGACGTTCAAACATCTTGCGGTGCTTTTACTTGGATAGACGGAAATACTTACACTTCAAGTAATAATACAGCCACTTTTACCCTTGCAGGAGGTGCAGCTAATGGGTGTGATAGTACGGTAACTTTAAATTTAACCATTAACAATAATCAAAGCATTACCACTACTACTTCTGACCTTACTATTACAGCAAACGAAACAGGTGCTTCCTACCAATGGATAGATTGTAATGACAACAACAACTCTATTTTAGGAGAAACCAACCAGAGTTTTACCGCTACAGCTAATGGCAGCTATGCCGTGATGGTGTATAGCGGAAGTTGCTCTGATACTTCTGACTGTGTAGAAATTAATACCGTAGGAATTAAAAATATAGTAGAAACTAATTTTGCTAATATTTATCCAAACCCGGCAAAAGATTTTGTAATAATAGAAACAGGTTCTTTTGATAATTATAATATTGAACTTTATAACGCTATTGGAAATTTAGTGTTTTCAAAAGAAATAAATAGCGATAAGATAACCGTTTCTACACAATCTTTTGTGGCAGGCGTTTACTTTGTAACTATTAAAAACCAATCTGCAAAGCAAGTTGCGAGATTAGTAATAAAGTAA
- the acs gene encoding acetate--CoA ligase, giving the protein MSSYHIKSLEEYYNVYNRSVRKPELFWEEIAEENFYWQKRWSKVLSYDYKQAEFKWFENAKLNITENCIDRHLYTRGNKTALLFVPNNPDEKAQHISYKMLSEKVNKLANILKSKGIKKGDRVCIYLPMIPELAYSLLACARIGAIHSVVFAGFSSSALSTRINDSDCKLVITSDGSYRGAKTLNLKNIVDEALKDCPTVKNVLLAKRTGENINIVEGRDHWLEPLMEKADHNCTAEEMDAEDPLFILYTSGSTGNPKGVVHTTAGYMVHTAYTFKNAFQYKEEDVYWCTADIGWVTGHSYIVYGPLANGATSILFEGVPSYPDYGRFWQIVEEHKVTQFYTAPTAIRSLAKQEKDFIEKYDLSSLKILGSVGEPINEEAWHWYDNNIGKKKCPIIDTWWQTETGGMMITPIPFSTPTKPGYATLPLPGIQPVLLGEDGAELKEFHKEGKLCIKFPWPGMARTIWGDHKRYKETYFSAYENMYFTGDGAFKDEVGYFRITGRVDDVIIVSGHNLGTAPIEEAINEHPAVAESAIVGFPHDIKGNALYGYVTLKQVGASRQHDNLRKEINQLISEHIGPIAKLDKIQFTSSLPKTRSGKIMRRILRKIAAHDAENIGDTSTLLNPEVIDEIKKGAL; this is encoded by the coding sequence ATGAGTTCATACCATATTAAATCTCTTGAAGAGTACTACAATGTATATAATCGTTCTGTGCGTAAACCCGAATTGTTTTGGGAAGAAATAGCAGAAGAAAATTTTTACTGGCAAAAAAGATGGAGTAAAGTATTAAGTTATGATTATAAACAAGCAGAGTTTAAGTGGTTTGAAAATGCAAAACTTAATATTACCGAAAACTGTATAGACAGACATTTATATACCAGAGGCAATAAAACGGCTTTACTTTTTGTTCCTAATAATCCCGATGAAAAAGCACAGCATATTAGCTATAAAATGCTATCTGAAAAAGTAAATAAACTGGCTAATATTTTAAAAAGTAAAGGCATAAAAAAGGGAGATAGAGTTTGTATTTACTTACCCATGATACCCGAATTAGCCTACAGTTTGCTGGCTTGTGCTCGTATTGGAGCCATTCACTCCGTAGTTTTTGCGGGCTTTTCATCATCAGCACTTTCTACCAGAATAAATGATAGCGATTGTAAATTAGTTATTACTTCCGATGGTTCTTACCGTGGAGCAAAAACACTTAATTTAAAAAACATAGTAGATGAAGCACTAAAAGACTGCCCTACAGTAAAAAATGTACTGCTGGCTAAACGAACAGGAGAAAACATAAACATAGTAGAAGGCAGAGACCATTGGTTAGAACCGCTAATGGAAAAAGCAGACCACAACTGTACTGCTGAAGAAATGGATGCCGAAGATCCACTTTTTATATTATATACTTCGGGCTCTACAGGAAACCCTAAAGGCGTAGTGCACACTACTGCCGGTTATATGGTACATACCGCATACACTTTTAAAAATGCTTTTCAGTATAAAGAAGAAGATGTATATTGGTGTACTGCCGATATAGGGTGGGTAACAGGACATTCTTATATAGTGTATGGTCCTTTGGCAAATGGTGCTACCAGTATTCTTTTTGAGGGCGTACCCAGCTACCCCGATTATGGCAGATTTTGGCAAATAGTAGAAGAACACAAAGTAACCCAATTTTATACCGCACCCACAGCCATACGTTCTTTAGCAAAGCAAGAAAAAGATTTTATTGAAAAATATGATTTATCTTCTTTAAAAATTTTAGGCTCCGTAGGCGAACCTATAAACGAAGAAGCGTGGCATTGGTACGACAACAATATAGGAAAAAAGAAATGCCCCATAATAGATACTTGGTGGCAAACAGAAACGGGCGGTATGATGATAACGCCTATTCCTTTTTCTACTCCCACAAAACCGGGTTATGCCACATTGCCTTTGCCGGGTATTCAGCCGGTTTTATTAGGCGAAGATGGAGCAGAACTAAAAGAGTTTCATAAAGAAGGAAAATTATGTATTAAATTTCCGTGGCCGGGTATGGCACGCACTATTTGGGGCGACCATAAACGCTATAAAGAAACCTACTTTTCTGCTTATGAAAATATGTATTTTACAGGAGATGGAGCTTTTAAAGATGAAGTGGGATATTTTAGAATAACAGGTAGAGTAGATGATGTAATAATTGTTTCGGGGCACAATTTAGGCACAGCACCTATTGAAGAAGCTATAAATGAACACCCTGCTGTGGCAGAGAGTGCCATAGTTGGTTTCCCTCACGATATAAAAGGAAATGCATTATATGGCTATGTTACACTTAAACAAGTGGGGGCAAGCAGGCAACACGATAATTTAAGAAAAGAGATAAACCAATTAATTTCTGAACACATAGGTCCCATAGCAAAGCTAGATAAAATACAGTTTACAAGTAGTTTGCCTAAAACACGTTCGGGGAAAATAATGAGAAGAATATTGCGAAAAATAGCAGCCCACGATGCAGAAAACATAGGCGACACTTCTACACTCCTAAATCCGGAAGTAATTGATGAAATTAAAAAAGGTGCTTTGTAG
- a CDS encoding dihydrofolate reductase, with amino-acid sequence MQLQNSYKIIVATGLNNEIGAKGNLLWHLPKDMKWFKENTTEADVIMGRKTYESFPEKYRPLPNRTNIVITKQQNYNAPEKVKVVNSLEAALAFADKCTDTEKYIIGGGTIYKEALPVCNEIVLTKVHATFPNADTFFPEIDMNEWQEVWAEHHTRDEKHAYDFSFIRLVRK; translated from the coding sequence ATGCAACTACAAAATAGCTACAAAATAATAGTGGCAACGGGCTTAAATAATGAAATAGGAGCTAAAGGAAATTTGCTTTGGCACTTACCTAAAGATATGAAGTGGTTTAAAGAAAATACTACAGAAGCAGATGTAATAATGGGACGAAAAACTTATGAAAGTTTCCCCGAAAAATATAGACCATTGCCTAATAGAACCAACATAGTAATAACAAAGCAACAAAATTATAATGCACCCGAAAAAGTAAAAGTAGTAAATAGCTTAGAAGCTGCTTTAGCTTTTGCCGATAAGTGTACCGATACTGAAAAATATATTATAGGTGGAGGCACTATTTATAAAGAAGCCTTACCCGTTTGCAATGAGATAGTTTTAACCAAAGTACACGCTACTTTCCCCAATGCAGATACTTTTTTTCCGGAAATAGATATGAATGAATGGCAAGAAGTATGGGCAGAACACCACACAAGAGATGAAAAACACGCCTATGATTTTTCTTTTATTCGCTTAGTTAGAAAATGA
- a CDS encoding NAD(P)/FAD-dependent oxidoreductase codes for MTTWDIIIVGGGAGGFFTAINYKEQNPDKTILIIEKDKDVLKKVKISGGGRCNVTHACFVPKDLSKFYPRGEKELISPFHQFCTGDMMAWLDERGVATKIEEDNRVFPESNSSQSIIDLFLNEAEKLGVKLNTKTRLDKINKQNGKWHLTCGNEKYVCHKLVMATGSNPKIWQLIAKDLGHNIVEPVPSLFTFNIKNTSLNELMGISVPHAQIEVKECKLKSEGALLITHWGLSGPAVLKLSAWGARNLHDLKYNFTINVNWLGGITYEDCVAKLKNYKEQNTKKTLAQHPFEFPKRLWSYFINECKIDTGLSWSNLSNKALNSLALILSRGNFSVKGKSTFKDEFVTAGGVDLKEIDFRKFESKLHHNLFFVGEVLNIDAITGGFNFQAAWTGGYIVANSLEE; via the coding sequence ATGACAACTTGGGACATAATTATAGTAGGCGGTGGAGCAGGAGGTTTTTTTACAGCAATTAACTACAAGGAGCAAAATCCTGATAAAACAATTCTTATTATTGAAAAAGATAAGGATGTTCTTAAGAAAGTAAAAATATCGGGTGGCGGAAGGTGCAATGTTACACATGCTTGTTTTGTGCCTAAAGATTTAAGTAAATTTTACCCCAGGGGAGAAAAAGAGTTAATAAGTCCTTTTCATCAGTTTTGCACTGGCGACATGATGGCGTGGCTTGATGAACGTGGCGTAGCTACCAAAATTGAAGAGGATAACCGTGTTTTTCCTGAAAGTAACAGTTCGCAAAGTATAATTGATTTGTTTTTAAATGAAGCAGAAAAATTAGGTGTAAAATTAAATACCAAAACAAGATTAGATAAAATAAACAAACAAAATGGCAAGTGGCATTTAACCTGTGGCAATGAAAAATATGTGTGCCACAAACTTGTAATGGCAACAGGGAGCAACCCTAAAATATGGCAATTGATAGCAAAAGATTTAGGGCATAATATTGTAGAGCCTGTTCCTTCGTTGTTTACTTTTAATATTAAAAATACAAGTTTGAATGAGCTGATGGGAATAAGCGTGCCTCATGCTCAAATAGAAGTAAAAGAATGTAAGCTAAAATCTGAAGGAGCATTGCTGATAACACACTGGGGATTGAGTGGTCCTGCTGTATTAAAATTATCGGCATGGGGAGCAAGAAATTTGCATGATTTGAAATACAATTTTACTATAAATGTTAATTGGCTGGGAGGAATTACTTATGAAGATTGCGTAGCAAAACTTAAAAACTATAAAGAGCAAAACACCAAAAAAACTTTAGCTCAGCATCCATTTGAATTTCCTAAGCGGTTGTGGAGTTATTTCATCAATGAATGTAAAATAGATACCGGTTTATCTTGGTCAAATTTAAGCAATAAAGCATTGAATAGTTTAGCATTAATATTAAGCAGAGGCAATTTTAGTGTAAAAGGAAAAAGTACTTTTAAAGATGAATTTGTAACAGCAGGCGGTGTAGATTTAAAAGAAATTGATTTTAGAAAATTTGAAAGCAAACTACACCATAATTTATTTTTTGTAGGCGAAGTGTTAAATATAGATGCTATTACCGGTGGTTTCAATTTTCAAGCCGCTTGGACGGGCGGATATATTGTGGCCAATAGTTTGGAGGAATAA
- a CDS encoding phosphatidylserine decarboxylase family protein, with amino-acid sequence MKYSIHKEGYPTIALVFILLLALNLAVAFFVCSTITKALVLVFSLAFFVFILSFFRIPKRTFTQGDNLIMAPADGKVVVIEEVEEPEYFKNKRIQVSIFMSPLNVHVNRSPIDGQVKYVKYHPGKYLVAWHPKSSTENERYTSVIGKGKHDILVRQIAGKLARRIVNYLKVDDKMKQNAEIGFIKFGSRVDLFLPLETNIKVKINDTVQNGISIIGTIDDI; translated from the coding sequence ATGAAATACTCTATACACAAAGAGGGATACCCTACCATAGCACTCGTTTTTATTTTATTGCTTGCTCTAAATTTAGCTGTAGCATTTTTTGTTTGTTCTACCATTACTAAAGCCTTAGTTTTAGTATTTTCTTTAGCATTTTTTGTTTTTATTTTGTCTTTTTTTAGAATCCCTAAAAGAACTTTTACTCAAGGAGATAATTTAATAATGGCTCCTGCCGATGGCAAAGTAGTAGTGATAGAAGAAGTAGAAGAACCGGAATATTTTAAAAATAAGCGTATTCAGGTATCCATATTTATGTCGCCACTAAATGTGCACGTAAACCGAAGCCCAATAGACGGACAAGTAAAATATGTAAAATATCATCCCGGCAAATATTTGGTTGCGTGGCATCCAAAATCATCTACAGAAAATGAAAGATATACTTCTGTAATAGGAAAAGGGAAACACGATATTTTAGTGAGGCAAATAGCTGGGAAATTGGCTCGTAGAATTGTTAATTATTTAAAAGTTGATGATAAAATGAAGCAAAATGCTGAAATAGGCTTTATAAAATTTGGTTCAAGAGTAGATTTATTTTTACCTTTAGAAACTAATATCAAAGTGAAAATTAATGACACAGTGCAAAACGGCATTAGTATAATTGGCACAATTGATGATATATAA
- a CDS encoding phosphatidate cytidylyltransferase produces the protein MNKLAVRALSGFIFVAIMIGASTFQIGYILLISLIVAFSTNEYLEITTPLRDEKKPFSNIYRILLIATNVLAFLITATSVSNLLSIKFISIIPVLLFCLFIVELYTKSEKPITNIALNLSAFIYIGVPFSMLNFIVYSDGLYQPSTLLGILILVWIYDSAAYLIGSTFGSRKLFERISPNKTWEGSIGGLLVLTAIGFGFGYIPWFSSLSSMEWAVISWLIAYFSATGDLVQSLMKRSLKIKDSGNILPGHGGFLDRFDAFIFVIPFIAFYILCFT, from the coding sequence ATGAATAAATTAGCAGTTAGAGCTTTATCGGGATTTATTTTTGTAGCCATAATGATTGGTGCTTCTACCTTTCAAATAGGGTATATTTTGCTTATTTCATTAATAGTAGCGTTTAGTACAAACGAATATTTAGAAATAACCACTCCTTTAAGAGATGAAAAAAAACCTTTTTCCAATATTTATAGAATATTGCTGATAGCTACTAATGTTTTGGCATTTTTAATTACCGCCACATCGGTTTCTAATTTATTGAGCATTAAGTTTATAAGTATAATACCTGTTTTACTTTTTTGCTTGTTTATAGTAGAATTATACACAAAATCGGAGAAACCAATAACCAACATAGCGTTAAATTTAAGTGCATTTATATACATAGGTGTGCCATTTTCTATGCTTAATTTTATAGTTTATTCCGATGGTTTATACCAACCCAGCACTTTATTAGGTATTTTAATATTAGTATGGATATACGATAGTGCCGCTTACTTAATAGGAAGCACATTTGGTAGCCGAAAGCTATTTGAGCGTATTTCGCCAAATAAAACATGGGAAGGAAGCATAGGCGGTTTATTAGTGCTAACAGCTATAGGTTTTGGCTTTGGCTACATACCTTGGTTTAGCAGTTTAAGCTCTATGGAGTGGGCGGTTATTTCTTGGCTTATAGCATATTTTTCTGCCACGGGCGATTTAGTACAATCTTTAATGAAAAGAAGTTTAAAAATTAAAGATTCGGGGAATATACTACCCGGGCACGGTGGTTTTTTAGACCGTTTTGATGCTTTTATTTTTGTTATTCCTTTTATAGCATTTTATATTTTGTGCTTCACGTAA
- a CDS encoding CPBP family intramembrane metalloprotease — MEEKNTPKETPKGFFRNNPLLVFIWTVLPIIVVFTSTLLTASATDTSIDNYGSIVSLSIAQIVSVVILFVLPVLLLSFVYKRNIFGFLNMLKLPSVKQVAFVLALILSSNLFLNFLMEINEMIPLSEGLEVKFTALQESTIAMQGKFLDFSSVFEFALILFVMAILPALAEEMYFRGLIEGVLFDLKVGPFHAIFISSLLFAMVHFQFYYLLPLFFMGALLGYIYYRTKNLWLTIIAHFVNNGVMVVITATNKLGYTNMDVEGTPPLLTSVIGFVVFMAIIYFFHNNTKQTKFE; from the coding sequence ATGGAAGAAAAAAACACCCCAAAAGAAACGCCTAAAGGTTTTTTCAGAAATAATCCTTTGCTTGTATTTATATGGACAGTACTGCCTATTATTGTGGTTTTTACAAGTACTTTGCTTACTGCTTCTGCAACAGATACATCAATTGACAACTACGGAAGTATAGTTTCTTTAAGTATAGCTCAAATTGTTTCTGTAGTAATATTATTTGTTTTACCTGTTTTGCTACTGAGTTTTGTATATAAAAGAAACATTTTTGGCTTTTTAAATATGCTAAAGTTGCCGTCTGTTAAACAAGTTGCTTTTGTGTTAGCGTTAATATTAAGTAGCAATTTGTTTCTTAATTTTTTAATGGAAATTAATGAAATGATTCCTTTAAGTGAGGGTTTAGAAGTAAAGTTTACAGCATTGCAAGAAAGCACTATTGCTATGCAAGGCAAATTTTTAGATTTTTCTAGTGTTTTTGAATTTGCATTAATACTTTTTGTTATGGCTATTTTGCCCGCCTTAGCAGAAGAAATGTACTTTAGAGGTTTAATAGAAGGCGTTTTGTTTGATTTAAAAGTCGGACCTTTTCATGCCATTTTTATCTCCTCATTGTTGTTTGCTATGGTACATTTTCAGTTTTATTATTTGTTACCTTTATTTTTTATGGGAGCTTTGTTGGGCTATATTTATTATAGAACCAAAAATCTTTGGCTAACTATTATAGCTCATTTTGTTAATAATGGGGTGATGGTAGTAATAACAGCTACTAATAAACTGGGCTATACCAATATGGATGTAGAAGGCACGCCTCCATTGCTTACATCGGTAATAGGATTTGTTGTATTTATGGCAATAATTTATTTTTTTCATAATAATACCAAACAAACTAAATTTGAGTAG
- a CDS encoding DUF4476 domain-containing protein: MPTPGNTDAIISTDFIAFPLGQVTFGILIVAKHLSLLANYNTMKLLLQLFFISFISINFAQNRVTIFSEDGEPFYLILNGIRQNENPETNVQVQGLTSDYYTGKIIFNNEQLPDIDKKFLMATGEGCKPCEVTYKIKYNKKGEIALKAYSFSSLAMAPPPASNVQIIQFNTKPMPAPLVGVHVVESTTTTTTNTGDNVNMGINIGGLNMGVNVNVNDGYGGTTTTHSTTTTTYTTQTVEPTYVVAEDVCYPMSETNFNNLVNSINAKSFEDSKLTLAKQATTANCLKASQIKRLLNLFTFEDNKLELAKHAYLYCYDPQNYYQVNDAFTYESSIDELDNYIGGQ, from the coding sequence ATGCCGACTCCAGGAAACACTGACGCTATAATTTCAACTGATTTTATTGCTTTCCCTTTAGGGCAAGTTACTTTTGGAATTTTAATAGTAGCAAAACATTTATCTTTGCTCGCAAATTACAACACCATGAAACTTCTTTTGCAATTATTTTTTATTAGTTTTATTTCTATAAATTTTGCTCAAAATAGAGTTACTATATTCTCTGAAGATGGCGAGCCTTTTTATTTAATTTTAAACGGCATACGACAAAATGAAAATCCGGAAACTAATGTTCAGGTGCAAGGTTTAACTTCTGATTATTATACTGGAAAAATTATTTTTAATAATGAACAATTGCCCGATATTGACAAGAAGTTTTTAATGGCTACAGGAGAAGGTTGTAAACCTTGCGAAGTTACTTACAAAATTAAGTATAACAAAAAGGGGGAAATAGCTTTAAAAGCATATTCTTTTTCTTCGCTGGCAATGGCTCCGCCTCCAGCTTCTAATGTTCAAATAATACAGTTTAATACCAAACCTATGCCTGCTCCTCTTGTGGGTGTTCATGTAGTAGAAAGTACCACCACTACTACTACAAACACAGGAGATAATGTAAATATGGGTATAAATATAGGCGGCTTAAACATGGGTGTTAATGTAAATGTAAATGACGGATATGGAGGAACTACCACTACACATAGCACCACCACTACCACATACACTACTCAAACTGTTGAACCTACTTATGTAGTAGCAGAAGATGTTTGTTATCCTATGAGTGAAACCAATTTTAATAATTTAGTGAACAGTATTAATGCTAAATCTTTTGAAGATTCTAAACTAACTTTAGCTAAACAAGCTACGACCGCTAATTGTTTAAAGGCTTCACAAATAAAAAGACTGCTTAATTTATTTACATTTGAAGATAATAAGTTAGAACTGGCTAAGCACGCTTATTTATACTGCTACGATCCTCAAAATTATTACCAGGTTAATGATGCCTTTACTTACGAATCTTCTATAGATGAGTTAGATAATTACATTGGCGGACAATAA
- the dusB gene encoding tRNA dihydrouridine synthase DusB, translated as MTKIADIELGSFPLLLAPMEDVSDPPFRALCKKNGADLMYTEFISVEGLIRDAEKSVKKLDIYEDERPIGIQIFGAELDSMMRSAEIVEEAQPELLDINFGCPVKKVVCKMAGAGILRDVPKMVELTKAVVNSTKLPVTVKTRLGWDNDSILIEEVAERLQDVGIKALSIHGRTRKQMYKGEADWTHIAKVKENPRIHIPIFGNGDIDSPEKAVLYKNKYGVDGLMIGRAAIGYPWIFREIKHYATTGQHLPPPTLNERVDTAIEHLKTAIAWKGETLGILETRRHYGNYFKGFRGVKPYRMKLVTSMQANEIYDTLEQMRIDFKSAEIHS; from the coding sequence ATGACAAAAATAGCCGATATAGAATTAGGTTCTTTTCCTCTTTTGCTGGCACCTATGGAAGATGTCAGCGACCCACCTTTTAGAGCATTATGCAAAAAAAATGGTGCAGACCTTATGTACACCGAGTTTATAAGTGTAGAAGGCTTAATACGCGATGCCGAAAAAAGCGTAAAAAAGTTGGATATATATGAAGATGAACGCCCTATTGGTATTCAAATATTTGGTGCGGAGTTAGATTCTATGATGCGAAGTGCCGAAATAGTAGAAGAAGCTCAACCTGAACTGTTAGACATAAATTTTGGTTGCCCGGTAAAAAAAGTAGTATGCAAAATGGCAGGAGCAGGCATACTGCGTGATGTTCCTAAAATGGTAGAATTAACAAAAGCCGTAGTAAACAGCACAAAACTTCCCGTAACGGTAAAAACACGCTTAGGCTGGGATAACGACAGTATTTTAATAGAAGAAGTGGCAGAAAGGCTACAAGATGTGGGCATAAAAGCACTAAGCATACATGGCCGTACACGCAAACAAATGTATAAAGGAGAGGCAGATTGGACACACATAGCTAAAGTAAAAGAAAACCCACGCATACATATTCCTATTTTTGGCAATGGAGATATTGACAGCCCCGAAAAAGCCGTTTTGTACAAAAATAAATATGGTGTAGATGGCTTAATGATAGGCAGAGCTGCTATTGGCTACCCGTGGATTTTTAGAGAAATAAAACACTATGCTACAACAGGGCAACACTTACCTCCTCCCACTCTTAACGAAAGAGTAGATACCGCCATAGAACACTTAAAAACAGCCATAGCTTGGAAAGGAGAAACACTGGGAATTTTGGAAACAAGAAGGCACTATGGCAATTATTTTAAAGGATTCAGAGGTGTTAAACCCTACAGAATGAAATTAGTAACATCTATGCAAGCCAATGAAATATACGATACGTTAGAACAAATGCGTATAGATTTTAAAAGTGCAGAAATACATAGTTAG